In the genome of Polaribacter atrinae, one region contains:
- a CDS encoding glycoside hydrolase family 13 protein, translating to MKNLFLVFVIVFLFSCQKREQNKMEFTREVAEVMSEIERVEPPNWFIGFKDSSLQLLVKEENIGASIPSISYEGVSIEKVNKARSNNYLFIDLKIDASTKAGKFNIDFTFTDGTKKTHTYELKSRDKSSDDFIGFNSSDAIYLITPDRFANGDESNNINTALKETDIDRSDNYKRHGGDLQGIINHVDYIADLGFTAVWPTPVLLNDMAESSYHGYAMTDFYKVDSRFGNLSEYKKLADKLRDKDMKLIMDQVANHCGIGHWWMKDIPFDDWLNNQKNYEENINNWNDETNIGSNHRRTTNQDIYASKADLKGNNEGWFTPAMPDLNQRNPFLAKYIIQNSIWWIETLGLGGIRQDTYPYPDKYFMSNWAGSIMNEYPNFSIVGEEWSYNPLIVGYWQRGANNRDGYESNLKSPMDFPMQKAIVEGLNEQESWDQGLIKLYEGLANDFHYASPKDVFVFLDNHDKTRVFTELWEDVSKVKMGLSYMLTLPRIPQIYYGTEILMNDSANPGDHGLIRSDFPGGFKGDAVNAFTGEGLNESQKDMQSFITKVLNYRKSSKAIQDGKTIHFSPSTGTYFLFRIKGDETVVNIINKNDQPITISLKRFEEVGLDGKKVKNIITGDTFIWGDEINLSEKGSVLLTTKI from the coding sequence ATGAAAAACTTATTCTTAGTTTTTGTTATTGTATTTTTGTTTTCATGTCAAAAAAGAGAACAAAATAAAATGGAGTTTACTAGGGAAGTTGCAGAAGTAATGAGTGAAATTGAAAGAGTAGAACCACCAAATTGGTTTATAGGTTTTAAAGATTCTTCGTTACAATTATTAGTAAAAGAAGAAAATATTGGAGCTTCAATTCCTTCAATCTCTTATGAGGGAGTTTCTATCGAAAAAGTAAACAAAGCTAGAAGTAATAATTACCTGTTTATTGATTTAAAAATTGATGCGTCTACAAAAGCAGGGAAATTTAATATCGATTTTACTTTTACGGATGGCACAAAAAAAACACATACTTACGAGTTAAAATCAAGAGATAAATCTTCGGATGATTTTATTGGTTTCAATAGTTCGGATGCAATTTATTTAATTACTCCAGATCGTTTTGCAAATGGAGATGAGTCTAATAACATCAATACAGCATTAAAAGAAACAGACATCGATAGATCTGACAATTACAAGCGTCACGGAGGAGATTTACAGGGAATTATTAACCATGTAGATTATATTGCAGACTTAGGTTTTACTGCAGTTTGGCCAACACCTGTATTATTAAATGATATGGCAGAAAGTTCGTATCATGGGTACGCAATGACAGATTTCTATAAAGTAGATTCACGTTTTGGAAATTTATCAGAATATAAAAAATTAGCTGATAAGTTAAGAGATAAAGACATGAAATTAATCATGGATCAAGTAGCCAATCATTGTGGTATTGGGCATTGGTGGATGAAAGATATTCCTTTTGATGATTGGTTAAACAATCAAAAAAACTATGAAGAGAATATTAATAATTGGAATGATGAAACTAATATTGGCTCTAATCATAGAAGAACTACAAATCAAGATATTTACGCATCAAAAGCAGATTTAAAAGGAAATAATGAAGGATGGTTTACACCTGCAATGCCAGATTTAAATCAGCGTAATCCGTTTTTAGCAAAATACATTATTCAAAATAGTATTTGGTGGATAGAAACGTTGGGTTTAGGTGGTATTAGACAAGATACCTATCCGTATCCAGATAAATATTTTATGAGCAATTGGGCAGGTTCTATAATGAATGAGTATCCTAATTTTTCTATTGTTGGTGAAGAGTGGAGTTACAATCCGTTAATTGTTGGTTATTGGCAAAGGGGCGCAAATAATAGAGATGGTTACGAGTCCAACTTAAAATCTCCAATGGATTTTCCAATGCAAAAGGCAATTGTAGAAGGCTTAAATGAGCAAGAATCTTGGGATCAGGGTTTGATAAAATTATACGAAGGTTTAGCCAATGATTTTCATTATGCATCGCCAAAAGACGTGTTTGTTTTTTTAGATAATCACGATAAAACAAGAGTGTTTACAGAGCTATGGGAAGATGTTTCTAAAGTAAAAATGGGTTTAAGTTACATGTTAACTTTACCTAGAATTCCACAAATTTATTACGGTACAGAAATTTTAATGAATGATTCTGCAAATCCAGGAGATCATGGTTTAATACGAAGTGATTTTCCAGGAGGATTTAAAGGTGATGCCGTAAATGCTTTTACAGGAGAAGGATTAAATGAGTCTCAGAAAGACATGCAATCTTTTATTACAAAGGTGCTAAACTATCGTAAAAGCAGTAAAGCAATTCAGGATGGTAAAACCATTCATTTTTCACCATCTACAGGAACTTATTTCTTGTTTAGAATAAAGGGAGATGAAACTGTTGTGAACATTATCAATAAAAATGACCAACCGATTACAATAAGTCTAAAACGATTTGAAGAGGTTGGATTAGATGGAAAAAAAGTAAAAAATATTATTACAGGCGATACCTTTATTTGGGGAGATGAAATTAATTTATCAGAAAAAGGTAGTGTTCTTTTAACAACAAAAATATAA
- a CDS encoding alpha-amylase family glycosyl hydrolase: MKNLVFFILLATIFSCKENASTEKVATQTVQKDFVWEGANIYFLLTDRFNNGDSTNDVNFERTQETGKLRGFEGGDIKGITQKIKEGYFTKLGINAIWMTPIVEQIHGGTDEGTGVSYGFHGYWTKDWTSIDPNFGTKEDLKELVSIAHKNGIRILLDAVINHTGPVTEKDPVWPSDWVRTGPACTYDSYEHTVSCTLVENLPDIKTESNEAVALPPQLVEKWKAEGRYEQEVKELDAFFARTGHPRAPRFYIMKWLTDYITEFGIDGYRVDTVKHTEEFVWQEFKKECDAAFAIYKKNNPEKVLDNNHFYLVGEVYNYTISDGKAFDLGGEKINYYDNAFNSLINFELKWNVKQMAETAVFQKYDSLLNTDFKGYGILNYLTSHDDGQPFDKEREQPYKTATMLLLTPGTSQVYYGDESARDLTIEGTVGDATLRSFMNWEDIQSKEETQKILEHWQKLGQFRANHMAVGAGKHELISEENGLVFSRVRNDDKVVIGLNLPKGNKEITVSSIFNNGEKVNDFYSNQTVEVKEGKVSFTSKDTVVLLEKK, from the coding sequence ATGAAGAACCTTGTTTTTTTCATCTTGTTAGCAACTATTTTTAGTTGTAAAGAAAATGCATCAACAGAAAAAGTAGCAACACAAACAGTTCAAAAAGATTTTGTTTGGGAAGGCGCAAATATTTATTTTTTATTGACAGACCGTTTTAATAATGGTGACAGTACTAATGATGTCAATTTTGAAAGAACCCAAGAAACGGGCAAATTACGTGGTTTTGAAGGTGGAGATATTAAAGGAATTACTCAGAAAATAAAAGAAGGTTATTTTACAAAATTAGGAATCAATGCCATTTGGATGACGCCAATTGTAGAGCAAATTCATGGTGGAACCGATGAAGGTACTGGTGTATCTTATGGTTTTCATGGCTATTGGACAAAAGATTGGACAAGCATAGACCCGAATTTTGGAACTAAAGAAGACTTGAAAGAATTGGTATCTATTGCGCATAAAAACGGAATTCGTATTTTATTAGATGCCGTAATCAATCACACGGGGCCTGTTACAGAGAAAGATCCTGTATGGCCTTCAGATTGGGTAAGAACAGGACCTGCATGTACGTATGATTCTTATGAACATACGGTTTCTTGTACCTTGGTAGAGAATTTACCAGATATAAAAACAGAAAGCAATGAAGCGGTTGCTTTGCCACCTCAATTGGTTGAGAAATGGAAAGCAGAAGGACGTTACGAGCAAGAAGTAAAAGAATTAGATGCTTTTTTTGCAAGAACAGGGCATCCAAGAGCGCCTCGTTTTTACATTATGAAATGGTTGACAGATTATATTACCGAATTTGGTATTGATGGCTACAGAGTAGACACCGTAAAACATACAGAAGAATTTGTATGGCAAGAATTTAAGAAAGAATGTGATGCCGCTTTTGCTATTTATAAAAAGAATAATCCTGAAAAAGTTTTAGATAATAACCACTTTTATTTAGTAGGTGAGGTGTATAATTACACCATATCAGATGGAAAAGCATTTGATTTAGGTGGAGAAAAAATCAATTATTATGACAATGCTTTTAATAGCTTAATCAACTTTGAGTTGAAATGGAATGTGAAACAAATGGCAGAAACGGCTGTTTTTCAAAAATACGATTCGCTTTTAAATACAGATTTTAAAGGATACGGAATTTTGAATTATTTGACCTCTCATGATGATGGTCAGCCTTTTGATAAAGAAAGAGAGCAGCCTTATAAAACGGCCACTATGTTACTGTTAACTCCAGGAACATCTCAAGTATATTATGGAGATGAATCTGCAAGAGATCTAACCATAGAAGGCACTGTAGGTGATGCAACCTTACGATCTTTTATGAATTGGGAAGACATTCAATCTAAAGAAGAAACTCAGAAAATTTTAGAACATTGGCAAAAATTAGGGCAATTTAGAGCAAATCATATGGCTGTTGGAGCAGGAAAGCATGAATTAATTTCAGAAGAAAATGGTTTGGTTTTTTCTAGAGTTAGAAACGATGATAAAGTTGTAATAGGACTTAATTTACCAAAAGGAAATAAAGAAATTACTGTTTCTTCAATCTTTAATAATGGCGAAAAAGTAAATGATTTTTACTCAAATCAAACAGTCGAAGTTAAAGAAGGGAAAGTAAGTTTTACATCAAAAGACACTGTTGTCTTATTAGAAAAAAAATAA
- a CDS encoding glycoside hydrolase family 97 protein — protein sequence MRIKFLLIVICISLSSCLMKPETVLVSPDEAISLEFSLNEQGKPFYTVFFKNKSIIKESSLGFDFENSKPFLDNFKVIKSSTTAFNETWQMPWGEQLDVVNNYNELRVELQEKSDLKRKLNIVFKVYNDGVGFRYEFPKQDNFSEAFITEENTQFNLTEDYKTFWIPGDWDIYEHLYSTTKLSEIDASVKRNHPSLGQTYIPENAVNTPVTLVGKNGIHLSFHEAALVNYSGMTLKVDTDKLSFKSSLVGSRNTTYKVKRTLPFHTPWRTIQITDNAPDLIQSNLIVNLNEPNKLGDVSWFTPMKYTGVWWEMHLGKSSWDYGMEMVDGKWTDTGKAHGKHGATTENVKRFIDFSAKNNIGGVLVEGWNTGWERWIGFEDREGVFDFVTPYPDYNLDEVTAYAKEKGVEIIMHHETSAATATYEKQQDVAYSLMQKYGMHAVKSGYVGKILPKGEYHHGQYMVNQYNNAAIKAAKYQVAVNAHEPIKATGLRRTYPNIISREGLRGQEFNAWSSDGGNPPEHLPIVAFTRMLAGPIDYTPGIFNIKFDDYKKNNQVNTTLAHQLALYVVIYSPVQMAADLVEHYEANPKPLQFIKDVGVDWSETKVLDGEVGEFVTIARKEHGTGNWFLGSITDENSRVIEIDFSFLDDNQLYEAKIYKDGKNAHWDKNPLDIEFQTIELQRTSKLKFPLAEGGGLAISIKKMN from the coding sequence ATGAGAATTAAGTTTTTATTAATCGTTATTTGTATTAGTTTGTCTTCTTGTTTGATGAAACCAGAAACGGTTTTAGTTTCTCCAGATGAAGCTATTTCTCTTGAATTCTCTTTAAATGAACAAGGAAAACCTTTTTATACTGTCTTTTTTAAGAATAAATCAATCATAAAAGAATCTTCTTTAGGTTTCGATTTTGAAAACAGTAAACCATTTTTAGATAATTTTAAAGTCATTAAATCATCAACAACAGCATTTAACGAAACTTGGCAAATGCCTTGGGGAGAGCAATTAGATGTTGTAAATAATTACAATGAATTAAGAGTAGAATTGCAGGAGAAATCAGACTTAAAAAGAAAGTTAAATATTGTTTTTAAAGTATACAATGATGGTGTTGGTTTTAGATATGAATTTCCAAAACAAGACAATTTTTCGGAAGCTTTTATAACTGAAGAAAATACACAATTTAATTTAACGGAAGACTATAAAACCTTTTGGATTCCTGGAGATTGGGATATTTATGAGCATTTGTATAGCACTACAAAGTTATCAGAAATTGATGCATCTGTTAAAAGAAACCACCCAAGTTTAGGGCAAACATACATTCCAGAAAATGCTGTAAATACACCCGTTACTTTAGTTGGTAAAAATGGCATTCATTTAAGTTTTCATGAAGCTGCTTTGGTAAATTATTCTGGAATGACTTTAAAAGTTGATACAGATAAATTATCTTTTAAAAGTAGTTTAGTAGGTTCTAGAAATACAACGTATAAAGTAAAAAGAACATTGCCATTTCACACCCCTTGGAGAACGATTCAGATTACTGATAATGCGCCAGATTTAATTCAATCTAACTTAATTGTAAATTTAAACGAACCAAATAAATTGGGTGATGTTTCTTGGTTTACACCTATGAAATATACAGGAGTTTGGTGGGAAATGCACTTAGGAAAATCTTCTTGGGATTATGGAATGGAAATGGTTGATGGAAAATGGACAGATACAGGAAAAGCGCATGGAAAACATGGTGCAACCACAGAAAATGTAAAACGTTTTATCGACTTTTCAGCAAAGAATAATATTGGTGGTGTTTTAGTTGAAGGTTGGAATACTGGTTGGGAACGTTGGATTGGTTTTGAAGATAGAGAAGGTGTTTTTGATTTTGTAACTCCTTATCCAGATTATAATTTAGACGAAGTTACTGCGTATGCAAAAGAAAAAGGTGTAGAAATTATTATGCATCATGAAACTTCTGCAGCAACTGCTACTTATGAAAAACAGCAAGATGTTGCATATTCTTTAATGCAGAAATATGGAATGCATGCAGTAAAATCTGGTTATGTTGGTAAAATTTTACCAAAAGGAGAGTATCATCATGGACAATATATGGTGAATCAATATAACAATGCAGCCATAAAAGCAGCAAAATATCAAGTAGCTGTAAATGCACACGAACCTATAAAAGCAACAGGTTTAAGACGTACATATCCTAATATAATTTCTAGAGAAGGTTTACGAGGACAAGAATTTAATGCTTGGTCTTCTGATGGAGGAAACCCTCCTGAGCATTTACCTATTGTCGCTTTTACAAGAATGTTGGCAGGACCTATAGATTATACACCAGGAATCTTTAATATTAAATTTGATGACTATAAAAAGAATAATCAGGTAAATACAACTTTGGCGCATCAACTTGCTTTATATGTGGTTATTTACAGTCCAGTTCAAATGGCTGCAGATTTAGTAGAGCATTATGAGGCGAACCCAAAACCACTTCAATTTATTAAAGATGTTGGTGTAGATTGGTCTGAAACCAAAGTTTTAGATGGAGAAGTTGGTGAGTTTGTTACAATTGCTAGAAAAGAACATGGAACAGGTAATTGGTTTTTAGGAAGTATTACTGATGAAAATTCAAGAGTAATTGAAATTGATTTTAGTTTTTTAGATGACAACCAATTATACGAAGCTAAGATTTACAAAGACGGTAAAAATGCTCATTGGGATAAGAATCCTTTAGATATTGAGTTTCAAACTATAGAATTACAACGCACTTCTAAATTAAAATTTCCTTTAGCAGAAGGAGGTGGATTAGCGATTAGTATTAAGAAAATGAATTAA
- a CDS encoding alpha-amylase family glycosyl hydrolase: MKKIYSVISVSVLAIIIGCSTEKAPKIKKMSTNQEKKTVVYQVFTRLFGNTNTTNKPWGTIEENGVGKFNDFTDKALSEIKDLGVTHIWYTGVPHHDVIRDYTEFGISNDDPDIVKGRAGSPYAVKDYYNVNPDLAVNVEKRLEEFEALIARSHKNGLKVIIDIVPNHVARNYQSLSNPEGTKDFGAEDDKTVEYDVNNNFYYVPNQAFEVPDFLNGYAPLGGEKSPLSDNKFDENPAKWTGNGSRAAKPHFNDWYETVKVNYGISPDGKKDFDELPEGFDNEDYKKHFEFWQDKKVPSSWIKFRDIALYWTAKGVDGFRYDMAEMVPVEFWSFMNSAIKMKNEDAFLLAEVYNPNEYRNYIRKGKMDYLYDKVQLYDTIKNIMQGHGLTDHIAPIQEDLKDIEHNMLHFLENHDEQRIASPEFAGDALKGKPAMVVSSTISTAPTMVYFGQEFGEPGAENAGFGTPSRTSIFDYIGVPTLQRWVNGKEYDGGKSTDQEKELRDFYKRLLNFTIKSDALMGEYQDIHHFNRGNTEWYNERVSSFVRYSEDEKLIIVSNFNANDTYGFELGLPQDIIAKWNLKDGEYQVEDQLYKEYSSTLKVENGEARVRVDLKPLESFILKVKY, translated from the coding sequence ATGAAAAAAATATACAGCGTTATATCCGTTTCTGTTTTAGCAATAATAATTGGTTGTTCAACAGAAAAAGCACCAAAAATTAAAAAGATGAGTACAAATCAAGAGAAAAAAACAGTGGTTTATCAGGTATTTACACGTTTGTTTGGTAATACCAATACCACAAACAAACCTTGGGGAACAATTGAAGAAAACGGCGTTGGAAAATTTAATGATTTTACAGATAAAGCATTATCTGAAATTAAAGATTTAGGAGTTACACATATTTGGTATACAGGTGTTCCGCATCACGATGTAATTAGAGATTATACAGAGTTTGGCATTTCAAATGACGATCCAGATATTGTAAAAGGTAGAGCAGGTTCTCCGTATGCTGTAAAAGACTATTACAATGTAAATCCAGATTTAGCTGTAAATGTAGAAAAAAGGCTAGAAGAGTTTGAGGCTTTAATAGCGCGTTCTCATAAAAATGGATTGAAAGTAATAATTGATATTGTACCCAATCATGTTGCAAGAAATTACCAAAGTTTATCAAACCCTGAAGGAACAAAAGATTTTGGTGCAGAAGATGATAAAACGGTGGAATATGATGTAAATAATAATTTTTATTATGTGCCAAATCAAGCGTTTGAAGTACCTGATTTCTTAAATGGATATGCTCCTTTAGGTGGAGAGAAATCTCCGTTATCAGATAATAAATTTGATGAAAACCCAGCAAAATGGACAGGAAATGGCTCAAGAGCTGCAAAACCTCATTTTAACGATTGGTACGAAACTGTAAAAGTAAATTATGGTATTTCTCCTGATGGAAAAAAAGATTTTGATGAGTTACCAGAAGGTTTTGATAATGAAGATTACAAAAAACACTTTGAGTTTTGGCAAGACAAAAAAGTGCCTAGTTCTTGGATTAAATTTAGGGATATTGCATTGTATTGGACTGCAAAAGGAGTAGACGGATTTAGATATGACATGGCAGAAATGGTGCCTGTAGAGTTTTGGAGTTTTATGAATTCTGCGATTAAAATGAAAAACGAAGATGCATTTTTATTAGCAGAAGTGTACAACCCTAATGAATATAGAAATTACATTAGAAAAGGAAAAATGGATTATTTGTATGATAAAGTTCAATTATATGATACCATAAAAAATATTATGCAAGGTCATGGGTTAACAGATCACATTGCGCCAATACAAGAAGATTTAAAAGATATTGAGCACAATATGTTACACTTCTTAGAAAACCATGATGAGCAAAGAATTGCAAGTCCAGAATTTGCAGGAGATGCCTTAAAAGGAAAACCAGCAATGGTAGTTTCTTCAACAATTTCTACGGCACCAACAATGGTTTATTTCGGACAAGAATTTGGAGAGCCAGGAGCAGAAAATGCAGGATTTGGAACTCCTTCTAGAACCTCAATTTTCGATTATATTGGTGTGCCAACTTTACAACGTTGGGTAAACGGTAAAGAATATGATGGCGGAAAATCTACGGATCAAGAAAAAGAATTAAGAGATTTCTACAAACGTTTATTAAACTTTACCATTAAAAGTGATGCCTTAATGGGCGAGTACCAAGATATTCATCATTTTAATCGCGGAAATACAGAATGGTATAATGAAAGAGTTTCATCTTTTGTACGTTATAGTGAAGATGAAAAATTAATTATTGTTTCTAACTTTAATGCAAATGATACTTATGGATTTGAGTTAGGTTTACCTCAAGATATTATTGCAAAATGGAACTTAAAAGACGGCGAATACCAAGTAGAAGATCAATTGTATAAAGAGTATTCATCAACTTTAAAAGTAGAAAACGGAGAAGCTAGAGTTAGAGTAGATCTAAAACCATTAGAATCTTTTATACTTAAAGTTAAATATTAA
- a CDS encoding TIM-barrel domain-containing protein translates to MKTFKILFLLLFITALSFAQNSNRVFESATIQKDNLLKITVNDGVYQIQFYNSKIVETSFIPKGEKFTSNSHAVVLKPNLAAIEFIESDSVVNFSSKGIVVKIKKAPFKISYFYGGNEITSEKTGYLKSKHQPMDLVKGNIVATETEKIAFNLTSDEILYGAGSRALGMNRRGYRLPLYNRAQYGYETHAELMNFTLPIVISSKKYMLHFDNAPIGYLDLDSNKDNTLTYETISGRKTYQVIVGDSWIDLVNNYTDLTGKQPLPARWTLGNFSSRFGYHSQKETAATITKFKEEKIPVDAIVLDLYWFGKDLQGTMGNLEVYKDSFPDMKGMISQLKDKGVKTVLITEPFILSTSKKWNEAVKKEVLATDSIGNPARYDFYFGNTGIVDIYKKEGKEWFWNIYKELIDLGAKGLWGDLGEPEVLPSWVNFQNKKADEIHNIYGHDWARLIFEGYQKEFSNERPFILMRAGYSGSQRFGMIPWSGDVNRTWGGLQSQPEIALQMGMQGLGYMHSDLGGFAGANLNDNLYIRWLQYGVFQPIFRPHAQEDVASEPVFRSKRAKRLTKQAIELRYKLLPYNYNLAFENNQKGTPLMRPIFFEEENEKLLNNSTTYLWGKDFLITPILKDSVATKEIYFPNTANWFNFYNDEKVIGGQIKTVSLDEETIPTYVRGGAFVLMTDLVQTTDAYKADKLKLHYYYDASVKKTDREFYNDDGLTANAFEKGAFEILEFEAEILKRWLEIDLEAEFGDAWNSSAKEIKLIIHNINWNPKKIKVDGKRKRISSEKNMLTIPLKWSPNKELKVKISLK, encoded by the coding sequence ATGAAAACATTTAAAATTTTATTTTTATTATTGTTTATCACGGCTTTATCGTTTGCCCAAAACTCAAATAGAGTTTTTGAAAGCGCTACTATTCAAAAAGATAATTTATTAAAAATTACAGTTAATGATGGAGTGTATCAAATACAATTTTATAATTCTAAAATTGTAGAAACATCTTTTATTCCAAAAGGAGAAAAGTTTACATCTAATTCTCATGCTGTTGTTTTAAAACCCAATTTAGCAGCTATTGAATTTATAGAATCAGACTCTGTTGTAAATTTTTCATCAAAGGGGATTGTTGTAAAAATTAAGAAAGCACCTTTTAAAATTTCGTACTTCTATGGTGGAAACGAAATTACATCAGAAAAAACAGGATATTTAAAATCCAAACATCAACCAATGGATTTGGTTAAAGGTAATATTGTTGCAACCGAAACAGAAAAAATAGCATTCAATTTAACTTCAGATGAAATTCTATATGGAGCAGGATCTAGAGCGTTAGGTATGAATAGAAGAGGCTATAGATTGCCACTTTATAATAGAGCTCAGTATGGTTATGAAACGCATGCAGAATTAATGAATTTTACACTACCAATTGTAATTTCATCAAAAAAGTACATGCTTCATTTTGATAATGCACCTATTGGTTATTTAGATTTAGACAGTAATAAAGATAATACTTTAACCTACGAAACCATTTCTGGACGTAAAACCTACCAAGTTATTGTTGGAGATTCTTGGATAGATTTAGTCAACAATTATACCGATTTAACAGGAAAACAACCTTTACCAGCACGTTGGACTTTAGGTAATTTTTCGAGTAGATTTGGCTACCATTCTCAAAAAGAAACAGCAGCAACAATCACAAAATTTAAAGAAGAAAAAATACCTGTAGATGCCATAGTTTTAGACTTGTATTGGTTTGGAAAAGACTTACAAGGCACTATGGGGAATCTTGAGGTTTACAAAGACTCTTTCCCCGATATGAAGGGAATGATTTCTCAATTAAAAGACAAAGGTGTAAAAACAGTTTTAATTACAGAACCTTTTATCTTATCTACTTCTAAAAAATGGAATGAGGCTGTAAAAAAAGAAGTTTTGGCTACAGATTCTATAGGAAATCCTGCCAGATATGACTTCTATTTTGGTAACACAGGTATTGTAGATATTTATAAAAAAGAAGGAAAAGAGTGGTTTTGGAACATTTACAAAGAGCTTATAGATTTAGGAGCTAAAGGACTTTGGGGAGATTTAGGAGAACCAGAAGTTTTGCCGTCTTGGGTAAATTTTCAAAACAAAAAAGCAGATGAAATTCACAATATTTATGGGCACGATTGGGCTCGTTTAATTTTTGAAGGATATCAAAAAGAATTTTCAAACGAAAGACCTTTTATTTTAATGCGAGCAGGTTACTCAGGTTCTCAACGTTTTGGAATGATTCCTTGGTCTGGAGATGTAAACAGAACTTGGGGTGGTTTGCAATCTCAACCAGAAATTGCTTTACAAATGGGTATGCAAGGTTTGGGGTATATGCATTCTGATTTAGGTGGTTTTGCAGGCGCAAATTTAAACGATAATCTCTATATACGTTGGTTGCAATATGGTGTTTTTCAACCTATATTTAGACCTCATGCACAAGAAGATGTTGCTAGTGAACCTGTCTTTAGAAGTAAAAGAGCCAAGAGATTAACAAAACAAGCAATTGAATTGCGGTACAAGTTATTGCCTTATAATTACAATTTAGCCTTTGAGAACAATCAAAAAGGAACACCATTAATGAGACCCATTTTCTTTGAAGAAGAAAATGAGAAGTTACTGAACAATTCCACGACCTATCTTTGGGGTAAAGATTTTTTAATTACACCAATTTTAAAAGATTCGGTAGCAACTAAAGAGATTTATTTTCCGAATACTGCTAATTGGTTTAATTTTTATAATGATGAAAAAGTTATTGGCGGACAAATAAAAACAGTTTCGTTAGATGAGGAAACAATTCCTACTTATGTAAGGGGAGGAGCTTTTGTTTTAATGACAGATTTAGTACAAACTACAGATGCCTATAAAGCAGATAAATTAAAGCTGCATTATTATTATGATGCGTCGGTTAAGAAAACAGATAGAGAATTTTATAATGATGATGGACTTACTGCAAATGCTTTTGAAAAAGGAGCTTTCGAAATTTTAGAATTTGAAGCAGAAATTTTAAAACGTTGGTTAGAAATTGATTTAGAGGCAGAATTTGGAGATGCTTGGAATTCATCAGCAAAAGAAATAAAATTAATTATTCATAATATCAATTGGAATCCTAAAAAGATAAAAGTTGATGGAAAAAGAAAACGAATTTCATCAGAAAAAAATATGCTTACAATTCCATTAAAATGGAGTCCTAATAAAGAATTAAAAGTAAAAATATCATTAAAATAA